The DNA region TGGTGGCCCTGGGACAATCTGAGGAGGAACCTGGTGGCCTTGGGACATGTCCTGGGTGCACCCGGTGGCCTTGGGACACCCTGAGGAGGCACCCGGTGGCCTTGGGACATGTTCTAGGTGCCCTTGGTGGCCTTGGGAGAACCCAAGCTGGCACCTGGTGACCTTGGGACACCTCCTGGGTGCACCTGGTGGCCTTGGGACACCTTTTGGGGGCACCCAGTGATGCTTAATCACCCCAAAGGGGCCCCCAGTGACCTGATGACACCCCGAGGTGGCACCCTGTGGTCCAGGCACACCCTGAGGTGGCCCATGGTGGCCACAATGGTGGCCCCCCCCCATGGCCTGTCCCATGAGGACACTTGGTCACTTCATGGGGACACCGGGTGGTTCTAGGTCATCCCAGACTGTCCCCAACCCCAATGCCACCATGGggacccctccccccccccgcctttaaTACCCCAGTGGGGGTGGGATAAGGGGGCAGTTTTCTGCCCTGGGGGTGTCAAAggggatatggggggggggCTTAGGGGTCCAGCAGGGGCATCAGGAGGTATTGGGGGGGTATCGGGGCAGTTATTGAGGGGTTAATTTATGCTGGGGGGGGTATTGGGGTGCTCAGGGGGGCATTAAGGAGCCCCAAGGGGTACCAGGGGGCTGTTGGGGAGACCCCGGGGCAGGTAAAGAGCCCCAGGGGGGTATTGGGGGAGTGttaaggtgggggggggggggcagaaaggaGTATTGGGGGGCATTAAGGTGTaggggagggggcagaaagGAGTCCTGAGGGGTATGGGGGGCATTAAGGGATATGGGGGGGCAGAAAGGAGTCCTAGAGGGTATTGGGGGGGGGCATTAAGGAGTCCTGGGGGGTATTGGGGGGGGGCATTAAGGAGTCTTGGGGGGGCATTAAGGAGTACCaggggtatttgggggggggcactaAGGAGTAGGGGGGGGCAGTAGGAGTCGGGGGGGCATTAAGGAATAAAGGGGGGGCAGTAGGAGTCGGGGGGGGCATTAAGGAATAAAGGGGGGGACATTAAGGAGTATGGGGGGGCAGAAGGAGTCCCAGAGGGTATTGGGGGGGGCACTTAGGAGTACGGGGGGGCACTAAGGAGTCCCAGGAAGTTTGGGAGGGGCCCCCCCAAACTAAGGCCCCCCAGCACCACCCAGGCAGCCCCCAAATCCCCATCCCAGTTTGGTCACTACTAATCTCCCCCCCTGGAAATGCCCGAAAATTTCCGACACTGGAGGGACGGGACACACTTAAAGGATAATagcaccaccccccccccccgaaaaaaaaaatactaaattggggggggtcctgtgtcatccccccccccaggagccgAACCCCGAGGACCCCCTGAACAAGGAGGCGGCGGAGGTGCTGCAGAGCAACCGGCGTCTCTTCGAGCAGAACGTCCAGCGTTCCCTGCGGGGGGGCTACGTGGGGGCCACCTACTTCGAGCGTTGCCTCAAGTAGCCCCACCCTGACCCCCACCCTTaaccccccgaccccccccctccccttttttttttccttccccgcccccccctaTTTATTGCCcccccgggggcgggggggggccccccccctcctttttctgcccccccccccccccccgagctgcTCTTGCGGGTGATTAAAGGGCGACGGTAACGAGCGGTGGAGACCCCCCCCCCTACTCATTACTtctctggggggggggtggtcttACTGGTTAAACTGGGATTGGGGGGGAGGGCTGTTTCCAGTTGGGCCCAGTTTGGGCGATGCGCCCCATTCCTGCTCCAGGGAGGTTGGTGTGTCCGGTTACTGGTGTCATGGTTCCCAGTATGGCCAGTTCCCAGTCCCCGTGTGCCCAGTATGCCCAGTTCCCTTCCCTAGGGCTCACAGTGTGCCCAGTTGCCTGCTGTAGGGCTCCCGCTATGCCCAGTTCCCAATCCCAGTGTGCCCAGTATGCCTGGTTCCCTTCCCTAGGGTTCACAGTGTGCCCAGTTCCCAGTCCCAGTGTGCCCAGTTCCCTTCCTTAGGGCTCCCAGTGTGCCCAGTTCCCTTTCCTAGGGCTCCCAGTATGCCCAGTTGCTTGCCCTAGGGCTCCCAGTGTGCCCAGTTGCCTTCCTTAGGGCTCCCAGTATGCCCAGTTGCCTGCCCTAGGGCTCCTAGTGTGCTCGGTTCCCAGTCCCAGTGTGCCCAGTATACCTGGCTCCCCTCCCTAGGGCTCCCAGTGCGCTCAGTTCCCAGTTTGCCCAGTTCCCTTCCTCATGGCTCCCAGTATGCCCAGTTGCCTGCCCCCGGGCTCCCAGTATGTCTCGTTCCTAATCCCAGTTTGCCCAGTACGATCAGCTCCCTGTCCCAGGCCTCCCACTATGCCCAGTTCCTAATCCCAGTGTGCCCAGTACACCCAGCTCCTGGACCCAGGGCTCCCAGTGTGCACGGTTTCCCCTGTCCCAGTATACCCAGTATGAGCCcccccactgcctcccagtTGACCCCACTCTGCCCCAGTACCCCCGCGCCGCCAGGGGTCGCCATCACCGCCGGAGCCGACGCTCTGGCCGTCTCCTCTCGATTCCCCTCCCACCGTAAAGGAAGTGGCCACTCCAGCCGCTTCATCTCGATGGTTTCCCACCGGAGGGGGCGGGGCAGTGGCGCCCGGCGCTCGTGGTTTCCCCCGTCACGTGACCGAAACCCAGGCGACGTCACGAGGTTTGCGGAAGTGCGCGGGAGAGACCGGGAGACGCGGAAGGATCCGGGGTGAGGGGCCCGGGCAGGCCACCGGGGGATCATAGAGAGCGGCGGGGGGGACAGAGGGGCCCGGTACCGGGGGTCATAGAGACGGGGGGAGTGGGCTAGAGGGGCCCAGTACCGGGGAACCAtagagcgggggggggggagcagagggcCCCGGGGATCACAGAGCTGGGGGTGGGCTAGAGGGGCCCGGTACCGGTAATACCACAGAGAGGAGCGGGCCAGAGCGGCCGGTACCGGGGTGACATGGGGGAGTGAGCGGGGCTCGGGACCATAGAGAAGCTCCTCCGGGAGGGGGCTAGAAGGGATTCCCGTGGAGGGGCTGCCGTcggcgccggggggggggagaccaTAGAGTCATGGGTCCTCCGGGAGCGGGAGAGGCCCCCCGAGACCATAGAGAGCGGCTTAAGCCGTGCAGAAAGCCCGGCGGGGGCCGCTCTAGGCCTGCACCATAGAGTTGGAGGCGGGAGGACTCGTGGGGACACTCTGGGAAGAGACGAACCACAGAGaggaagggggcggggggggcggtgtCCTCCTCTCCCGGTGATTGGCTGCGCGTCCTGTTGCCATGGTGAAGGGGCGGGACCTGGGGGGGCGTAAGTCAGCTGGAGGGGGTATTGGGgggcagctgggcccagggggGGTAATAACTGACCTTGGGGGGGTAATTAATGCCCCTGGGGGGTGTCAGTGGCTTTAGGGGGGTAATTAATGCCCCGGGGGGCATAATAAATACCACATGGGGGGTAATAAATGCCCCTGAGGGGTAATAAATGCCTTTGGGAGGGGTGTCGGTGGCTTTGGGGGGGTAATAAGTGCCCCATAGGGGGTAATAAGTGCCCCTGGGGGGTGTCAGTGGCTTTAGGGGGGTAATTAATGCCCTTGGGTGTGTAATAAATACCCCTGGGGGGTGTCAGTGGCTTTGGAGGGGTAATAAATGTCTCCGGGGGCATAATAAATACCATGTAGGGGGTAATAAATGCCCCTGAGGGGTAATAAATGCCTTTGGGAGGGGTGTCAGTGGCTTTGGGGGGGTAATAAGTGCCCCATAGGGGGTAATAAGTGCCTCTGGGGGGTGTCAGTGGCTTTAGGGGGGTAATTAATGCCCGGGGGTGTAATAAATACCACATAGGGGGTAATAAATGCCCCTGGGAGGGGTGTCAGTGGCTTTGAGGGGGCAATAAATGCCCCATAGGGAGTAATAAGTGCCTCTGGGGGGTGTCAATGGCTTTGGAGGGTTAATAAATGCCCCAGAGGGCATAATAAATGCCCCTGGGGGGTAATAAATGCCCCATAGGGGCTAATAAGTGCCCCTGGGGGGTGTCAGTGGCTTTGGAGGGGTAACAAATGCCCCAGGGGGCGTAATAAATGCCCTTGGGAGGGGTGTCAATGGCTTTGGGGGGCAGTGGGGCGCCCGGGACAGACCCAACAGAGCACCATGTGTCACCCCCCCTTGTCCTATCTCTGCCCCCCATttgtgtccctgtccccaccccccatgtccccccattctccatctgtttctttctgtgtcccccccccgccatgttCCCccctgttttctgtgtgtgtccccccatctgtcccccccatgtcccctgtggGTCCCTGCTACCtccgtgtccccccatgtccccaccgTGTTCATGGTCCCCTTGTCTTTGGCCTCTGTCCCTTGTGTCCATGTCTCCcatgtccgtgtcccccccccatgtccctcaTGTCCCCCATGTCCGTGTACCCCAATATTCACATCCCCCATGCCCGTGTCCCTTCCATGCCCGTGTCCCCTCCATGTCCATGTGCCCCAAACACCCATGTCCCCCATATCTGTCACCCACGTCCCCCATATCTGTGTCCCCATAATGTCCGCATCCCCCATGTCCACATCACCCCATCCGTGCCCCCCATATCCTCCATATCAACGTCCCCGTGTCCCACCTCGTCCCCGTGTcccaccatgtccccatgtGCCCCATATCCATGTCCCATcgtgtccccgtgtcccaccatgtccccatgtGCCCCATATCCATCTCCCATCGTGTCCCTGTGTcccaccatgtccccatgtGCCCCATATCCATCTTCCACCACGTCCCCGTGTcccaccatgtccccatgtGTCCCATATCCATCTCCCATTGCCTTCCTGTGTCCCACCATGTCCCCCGTATCCTCCATAtccatgtccctgtgtcccccatTTCCGTGTCCCCCCGTGTCCGTGCCCTCCCATCTGTGCCCCATCCGTGTCCCCGATGTCCCACGTCCCCCCGTCCATCTCCCCAGGCGTCGCTGCCACCATGGACCTGCTGTTTGGACGCCGGAAAACGCCAGAAGAGTTGTTGCGGCAGAACCAGCGGGCGCTGGCCCGCGCCATGCGGGAACTCGACCGCGAGCGCCAGAAACTCGAAGCGCAGGAGAAGAAGATCATTGTCGACATCAAGAAGATGGCCAAGCAGGGCCAGATGGTGAGGGGACaccacggggtggggggggacgtggaggggacgtggagagcACCGGGAGACTGCAGGAGGGATGGGACAATACGGAGGGAACCACGGGAGACATGGTGGGGACGTGGAGAACACGGAGGGGACCAAGGGACTGCagtggggacacagggatgtAGACGGGACTAGGGGACATGGAGGGGACCAGGGGACACGGAGGGATCCAGGACTCTTGGAGGGGACTATGGTGGGGACATGGAGGGTGGTGGGACACTCGGGGGGGAGACCAGGGGATCGTGGAGGGGACCTGGGGGACAGTGGTGGACCATAGTGGTGACCAGGGGACCATGGAGGGGACTTGAATGCTGGGGGGGTGACTGGGGACCATGGTGGGACCATGCAGCTGGGACATGGGTGCATGGAGAGGACGAGGTGACATGGTGGGGATTGGATGGGGGGGGACCACGGAAGTCCCCACGTGACCAAAGTGGGTGCAAGGGGACCAGGAGACCGTTGAGATGGTGGTGGGGACCATGGTGGGCCCTGAGGGACACAGAGGGATCCCTGGAGATCTTGGGGGACCCCTTCTTGGGGGGACCTCGTGGCCACTCGATGTTCCCCCTGTGGCCTTCAGGATGCGGTGAAGATTATGGCGAAGGACTTGGTGCGGACGCGGCGTTACGTGAAGAAGTTCATCACCATGAGGGCCAACGTCCAGGCTGTGTCCCTCAAGATCCAGACCCTCAAGTCCAACAACTCCATGGCCCAGGCCATGAAGGGTGTCACCAAGGCCATGGCCACTATGAACCGGCAGGTGGGTGCCCGTGGGGATATGCGTAAAGCTGTGACCACCATAAGCTGCCCTGGGGTGGCCACGGGGATGTCCTTGAGAATGTGGCCACCACAAGCTTCCCCAGGGGAGATCCCCAAGGCTGTGGCCACCACAGGTTGCCCTGGGCTGCCCGTGAAGATGTCCCCAAGACCATGGCTATCACCAGCTGCTTCAGGGGGACGTCCCTGTGGTCATGGCCACCACAAGCTGCTTGTGAGGATGTCCGTAAGATTGTGGCAACCATGAGCTTCCTCAGGGGATGTGCCCAAGGCCATGGCCACCAGAAACCCCTCGAGGTGGCCATGGGTACATCCCCAAAACCATAGCCACCACAAACCACCCGAAATGGTTTTGGGGACCTACCCAAGGCTGTAGCCACCATGAAATGCCACCAACACGGCTGCGGGGACTTCCCCGTGTCCCTGTGTGCCACGTGTCGTGTtcctgtgtgtccccccccgcagCTGAAGCTGCCCCAGATCCAGAAGATCATGATGGAGTTTGAGAAGCAGGCAGAGATTATGgacatgaaagaggagctgaTGAATGACGCCATCGATGACGCCATGGGGGACGAGGACGATGAGGAGGAGAGGTGGGGACATGTAGGGGACATTGGGGTTGTGGAGACGGGGATTTGGGGGACGTGGAGGGGACGTTGGGGTTGTGGAGACGGGGATTtgggggacatggaggggaTGTTGGGGTCATGGagatggggatttgggggacatggaggggaTGTTGAGGTCATGGagatggggatttgggggacGTGGAGGGGACACGATGGTAGAACGGGGATATGGGGGACACGGAGAACTGGAAGACAGGGACATGGCGATGGGGGGACGTGGGGGCTGAGGACATGGAGGGGACACGTGGGGACACCCGGGGAGGGttggggacatggaggggacACGGCGGAGGAAACGGGGGGGCCAGATTTGGAATGCTGGGAAGGTTGATGACACCTTGGGTGGGGACAGAGCGGGTCAGGGGacatttgggggggtggggggggtccccggtgTCACCACTGACCCCCTTGTCCCCCGCAGCGACGCGGTGGTGTCACAGGTGCTGGATGAGCTGGGGCTGAACCTGACCGACGAGCTGGCCAGTgagtggggggggagggggggcattttggggGGCTAGGGGgctattttgggggggggtgtagtTGAATATCTGCCGGGGGGTATTTAAGGGGCTGTGAGGGGCACTGGggagcgggggagggggggcattttggaGGTAGGGG from Haliaeetus albicilla chromosome 32, bHalAlb1.1, whole genome shotgun sequence includes:
- the CHMP2A gene encoding charged multivesicular body protein 2a — translated: MDLLFGRRKTPEELLRQNQRALARAMRELDRERQKLEAQEKKIIVDIKKMAKQGQMDAVKIMAKDLVRTRRYVKKFITMRANVQAVSLKIQTLKSNNSMAQAMKGVTKAMATMNRQLKLPQIQKIMMEFEKQAEIMDMKEELMNDAIDDAMGDEDDEEESDAVVSQVLDELGLNLTDELATLPPPGGSLAAGEGRAPEAAAALADADADLEERLKNLRRD